GTACGGGGAGTCCGGCACGGCGGTGAAGCCGGCCCGGCGCACCCGCGAGACCAGCTTGGCCGCGTACGCCAGTGCGGGCAGCCCCGACGGCACCCCGTCCAGCACCGAGTCGCGCTGCTTCTCCGCGGCCTTCAGCTGCTCCCAGTTGGCCTCGACCTGCGCGGAGCCGGCGGCCTCCACGTCGCCGAAGACGTGCGGGTGGCGGTACATCAGCTTCTCGACGATGTCGCCGGCCACGTCGTCGACGGAGAACGGGTCCTCCGGGTGCTCCTCGGCGATCCGGGCGTGGAAGAAGACCTGCAACAGGACGTCCCCGAGCTCCTCGCGGAGCGTCTCCCGGTCGCCTTCCTCGATCGCCTCGACGAGTTCGTACGCCTCCTCGACCAGGTACTTCACCAGCGACTCGTGGGTCTGCTCGGCGTCCCAGGGGCAGCCGCCGGGCGAGCGCAGCCGGTCCATCACCGAGGCCAGGTCGAGCAGCCGTGCGCCCGGCAGGTCGTACGAGCCGGGCAGCAGCTCGATCTCGGGGGCGGTGCCGGCCTCCTCGACGGCGAGGCGGGCCAGTGCGTCGGTGAGTCCCGGGTCGCCG
This genomic window from Streptomyces sp. TLI_235 contains:
- a CDS encoding XTP/dITP diphosphohydrolase → METPKLILLTTTHRVAPGLLSWPAWEALRSAGRVLAGDPGHPQLPALRQAGVEAEIIERTSAPALARLLAGAAPVVWLGSPDGDPGLTDALARLAVEEAGTAPEIELLPGSYDLPGARLLDLASVMDRLRSPGGCPWDAEQTHESLVKYLVEEAYELVEAIEEGDRETLREELGDVLLQVFFHARIAEEHPEDPFSVDDVAGDIVEKLMYRHPHVFGDVEAAGSAQVEANWEQLKAAEKQRDSVLDGVPSGLPALAYAAKLVSRVRRAGFTAVPDSPYELPDELTAQSAGELLLAVAQRAYDAGVDVDAALRGAARRYRTAVRTAEGLSG